AACCGAATTCGCGGTTGAAAACTCTTTCTCCGATTATGGTTGATGGAATCCTACGAGTAGGAGGTCGTCTTAGAAATGCTTCTATTCCTGAAGATCGGAAACACCCACCAAACATTATCATACAAAATATTTGCATGCTGGACCGCAACTTCTTGTTGCCTGCGTACGCGAGAAATATTGGCCACTTTCGATTCGTAACTTGGCACGGAAGGTGGTACACTCGTGTATACGTTGTTTCCGCTGTAGACCAAGTAATCTTCAACAGATAATGGGAGATTTACCACCAGAAAGGATTACTCCCACCCTACCATTTGTGAATACCGGCGTAGACCTCTGCGGACCATTTCAGTACCGGAAAATTCGCAAAACACAACCAGTTCAATGCTATATTGCAATTTTTGTATGCCTTGTTACGAAGGCCGTTCACATAGAACCTGTCTATGATTTGTCGACTGCAGCATTTATTGCGGCGTTACACAGATTCATTTCCAGAAGAGGCCAGCCGAAAATCATCGAATGTGAGAACGGTCGAAATTTCACGGGAACATCGAGAGAGCTTGCTGACCTAGCGAGGCAATTCCGTTCGCAAAATCACCAATCAGCTGTTATCAAGAACTGCGCTGAAGAAGAGATTACGTTCAAATTCATCCCGCCTCGCAGTCCACACTTCGGCGGCTTGTGGGAGGCGGCGGTGAAATCATTCAAGCGCCATTTCAGCTCGACGGTTGGGAATTCTATTCTCACACAAGATGAGTACGTCACCCTGCTAACACGCATTGAAGCTTGTTTGAACTCCAGACCGCTCACTCCACTGAGCGCAGATCCGAACGATCTGGAAGTGTTAACGCCAGGACACTTCCTGGTACACCGTTCTCTTACGTTAATTCCAGAACCCGATCTCTCAGCAATTCCCCGCAATCGACTAGACCGCTGGCAGGAGAACCAAGAACTCCTGTGTCGGATTTGGAAGCGGTGGACAACTGATTATTTATCCGGTCTACACCCTCGCACAAGGTGGACCCAAGTTCGAGATAATATCTCGATAGGAACAATGGTTCTTCTGAAAGAAGAAAATCTTCCACCATTGAAGTGGAAATACGGGAGAATCACGCAAATATTCCGAGGAGACGACAACCACGTGAGAGTGGTCTCCGTGAGAACAGCTGACGGCGAATATAGGCGAgcaattgctaaaatttgcgtTCTATCAATCCATCAAGCAACAACCACCCCCACTGGCGATGCCAGTTCCAGCGTAGATGTCATCTAATCTTCCATCGCGGGTTCACCGCGCAACGATCGGAGGCCCATTGGCCTCCGAACCATGTAAGTGTTTGTATTTAATGaactttcaaaaaactcaaggaattttttttctcctgcATGTTTGGTTTCGTCGACGGCTACTGTAACCCACAACCCGAGTACACCCAACGTGTGTTACTGGAAGCTTCAGAGGACGCATATCTGGATTTCTACAATG
The Toxorhynchites rutilus septentrionalis strain SRP chromosome 2, ASM2978413v1, whole genome shotgun sequence genome window above contains:
- the LOC129766021 gene encoding uncharacterized protein LOC129766021, which translates into the protein MGDLPPERITPTLPFVNTGVDLCGPFQYRKIRKTQPVQCYIAIFVCLVTKAVHIEPVYDLSTAAFIAALHRFISRRGQPKIIECENGRNFTGTSRELADLARQFRSQNHQSAVIKNCAEEEITFKFIPPRSPHFGGLWEAAVKSFKRHFSSTVGNSILTQDEYVTLLTRIEACLNSRPLTPLSADPNDLEVLTPGHFLVHRSLTLIPEPDLSAIPRNRLDRWQENQELLCRIWKRWTTDYLSGLHPRTRWTQVRDNISIGTMVLLKEENLPPLKWKYGRITQIFRGDDNHVRVVSVRTADGEYRRAIAKICVLSIHQATTTPTGDASSSVDVI